Proteins encoded together in one Lagopus muta isolate bLagMut1 chromosome 3, bLagMut1 primary, whole genome shotgun sequence window:
- the LOC125690493 gene encoding lymphocyte antigen 6E, which produces MKAFLLAVLAAVLCVERAHTLVCFSCSDASSNWACLTPVKCAENENHCVTTYVGVGIGGKSGQSISKGCSPICPSAGINLGIAAASVYCCDSFLCNISGSSSVKASYAVLALSILVSFAYILRARE; this is translated from the exons ATGAAGGCGTTTCTGCTCGCCGTGTTGGCTGCGGTGCTGTGCGTAGAGAGAG CCCACACGCTCGTCTGCTTTTCGTGCTCGGATGCATCCTCCAACTGGGCCTGCCTGACACCTGTCAAGTGTGCAGAGAATGAAAACCACTGTGTGACAACGTATGTCGGAGTGGGAATCG GTGGCAAGTCTGGCCAGTCCATCTCCAAAGGCTGCTCTCCCATTTGCCCCAGTGCTGGGATTAACCTCGGCATTGCGGCTGCCTCCGTCTACTGCTGCGACTCCTTCCTCTGCAACATCAGCGGCTCTAGCAGCGTTAAAGCCAGCTATGCTGTCCTGGCCTTGAGTATCCTGGTTAGCTTTGCCTACATCCTCAGGGCTCGTGAGTGA
- the LOC125690491 gene encoding lymphocyte antigen 6E-like, with amino-acid sequence MKTTPVILLVAVLCVEQGYPFMCYVCQEQESNKDCLTISMCAKEDKYCVTVRDKVGTNSDKPKYVISKMCSPTCPETSQQQTQAHRNVSCCEKPLCNVNGGSSKQGSYAATFLGVLASITYIFACGQ; translated from the exons ATGAAGACTACTCCTGTTATCTTGCTGGTTGCTGTCCTGTGTGTGGAGCAAG GTTATCCATTTATGTGCTATGTGTGCCAAGAACAGGAGTCCAACAAGGACTGTTTAACCATTTCCATGTGTGCAAAGGAAGACAAATATTGTGTGACTGTCCGTGACAAAGTTGGAACAA ACTCTGACAAGCCTAAGTATGTCATCTCTAAGATGTGCTCTCCAACGTGTCCAGAAACAAGTCAGCAACAAACCCAAGCCCACCGGAATGTTTCATGCTGTGAGAAACCATTGTGCAATGTGAATGGAGGCAGCAGCAAGCAAGGCAGCTATGCAGCGACGTTCCTGGGTGTCCTAGCTAGTATCACTTACATTTTTGCCTGTGGACAGTGA
- the LOC125690494 gene encoding lymphocyte antigen 6E-like → MKASLLVVLVVALCTESAFSLTCFSCKDATSNIHCLSTITCADHEKYCLTTYSTKGFGDDRQQSITKRCAAFCPTIDLNIGIAGVATNCCQTSLCNISGASSVKTSYTMIAVGVLASLACILRLGF, encoded by the exons ATGAAGGCTTCTCTTCTTGTCGTGCTCGTTGTTGCCCTGTGCACGGAGAGCG CTTTCTCCTTGACATGTTTCTCGTGCAAAGATGCAACTTCCAACATACACTGTCTCAGTACAATCACGTGTGCTGACCATGAGAAGTACTGTCTAACGACATATTCTACTAAGGGATTCG GCGATGACCGTCAGCAAAGTATTACCAAGAGATGTGCTGCATTTTGCCCAACAATTGACCTGAATATAGGGATTGCAGGTGTTGCCACTAACTGCTGCCAGACTTCCTTGTGCAACATCAGTGGGGCCAGCAGTGTGAAAACCAGTTACACCATGATAGCTGTGGGTGTCTTGGCCAGTCTTGCCTGCATCCTCCGCCTTGGGTTCTAA